A single window of Drosophila suzukii chromosome 3, CBGP_Dsuzu_IsoJpt1.0, whole genome shotgun sequence DNA harbors:
- the trc gene encoding serine/threonine-protein kinase tricornered → MMSSRTQDADGASIRFSDHTLDKATKAKVTLENYYSNLVTQYGERKQRLAKLEAQLKDESLSEAQRQEKRLQHAQKETEYLRLKRLRLGVEDFEALKVIGRGAFGEVRLVQKKDTGHVYAMKVLRKADMLEKEQVAHVRAERDVLVEADHQWVVKMYYSFQDQVNLYLIMEFLPGGDMMTLLMKKDTLSEEGTQFYISETALAIDSIHKLGFIHRDIKPDNLLLDARGHLKLSDFGLCTGLKKSHRTDFYRDLSQAKPSDFIGTCASPMDSKRRAESWKRNRRALAYSTVGTPDYIAPEVFLQTGYGPACDWWSLGVIMYEMLMGYPPFCSDNPQDTYRKVMNWRETLIFPPEIPISEEAKETIINFCCEADRRLGSQRGLEDLKSVPFFRGVDWEHIRERPAAIPVEVRSIDDTSNFDEFPDVSLEIPSAPIPQGGEIAKDWVFINYTYKRFEVRNLE, encoded by the exons ATGATGAGCAGCAGAACGCAGGACGCGGACGGTGCCTCGATCAGATTCAGCGACCACACACTGGACAAGGCCACCAAGGCCAAGGTGACGTTGGAAAACTACTACAGTAACCTGGTGACGCAGTATGGCGAGCGGAAGCAGCGCCTGGCGAAGCTGGAAGCGCAGTTGAAGGACGAGAGCCTGTCGGAGGCGCAGCGCCAGGAGAAGCGGCTGCAGCATGCCCAGAAGGAGACGGAGTATCTCCGGCTGAAGCGATTGCGCCTGGGCGTCGAGGATTTTGAGGCGCTGAAAGTCATCGGTCGCGGCGCCTTCGGTGAGGTGCGTCTGGTCCAGAAAAAGGACACGGGACATGTGTACGCCATGAAGGTGCTGCGCAAGGCAGACATGCTCGAGAAGGAGCAGGTGGCCCATGTGCGCGCCGAGCGGGATGTCCTCGTCGAGGCCGATCACCAGTGGGTGGTCAAGATGTACTACAGTTTCCAG GATCAAGTCAATTTATATTTGATAATGGAGTTCTTGCCTGGTGGTGATATGATGACGCTTTTGATGAAGAAGGACACGCTATCCGAGGAAGGCACACAGTTCTATATCAGTGAGACGGCATTGGCGATCGACTCAATTCACAAACTCGGTTTCATACACAGGGACATCAAGCCCGATAACTTACTGCTGGATGCGCGAGGGCATCTCAAG CTCTCTGACTTCGGACTTTGCACTGgcttgaagaagtcgcatcgAACAGACTTTTATCGGGATTTGTCGCAGGCGAAACCATCCGATTTCATTGGCACTTGTGCCAG TCCCATGGACTCGAAGCGACGGGCCGAGTCGTGGAAGAGAAACCGACGCGCCCTTGCCTACAGCACGGTGGGAACGCCGGACTATATTGCACCCGAAGTATTCCTGCAGACTGGCTACGGACCCGCCTGCGACTGGTGGTCCCTGGGCGTCATCATGTACGAAATGCTGATGGGCTATCCTCCGTTCTGCTCGGACAATCCCCAGGACACTTATCGCAAGGTGATGAACTGGCGAGAGACGCTGATATTTCCCCCGGAGATTCCCATCTCGGAGGAGGCCAAGGAGACGATCATCAACTTTTGTTGCGAGGCCGATCGCCGGCTGGGTTCCCAGCGCGGTCTCGAGGATCTGAAGTCAGTGCCGTTCTTCCGGGGTGTGGATTGGGAGCACATACGAGAACGTCCCGCGGCCATACCCGTTGAGGTGCGCTCAATCGACGATACGTCCAATTTTGACGAGTTTCCCGATGTGTCGCTGGAGATAC CATCGGCACCCATACCGCAGGGCGGTGAGATTGCCAAGGACTGGGTCTTTATCAACTACACGTACAAGCGATTCGAGGTGCGAAATTTGGAGTGA
- the Deaf1 gene encoding deformed epidermal autoregulatory factor 1 isoform X1 — MEQVDSSTELHLNRKDLAALADDVVKEEVILESPGHHHHHHHHQLDTKVRMVTSSSNDNSGSGGASGGTSGTGGGGVVSVPVSLPIGSMITGTTFNVITPDQLPHFKPMLCVDNNGYLSGGTVSMGNDLKTIVIQQQQTQPGGGGGGGANSAGTNTTATNTIGLNHDGSGSNNSHDSLATLEHATGGASGVGGGGGGGGTGGGSSSWSENPSTQHMEVFQIRCKTTCAELYRSKLGSGGRGRCVKYKDKWHTPSEFEHVCGRGSSKDWKRSIKYGGKSLQSLIDEGTLTPHATNCSCTVCCDDEAGESASGPVRLFTPYKRRKRNQTDLDMDSGPKRKRNAHHSNNNNNNTNNNNTSGSGANNCVDVTAAAVAAATASVVDENNMFLAEENITSKDEPWAALNDSLDTSTELVDQSQMGNTYERETFVVNINDGSSIAVLDTSQSMKNIEHVYCTMVKATNDFKRLLNDMKQSYERRLEVLQKERDAAVSAMRVQVHADIDDPNISGSLHGNEIISAKKCANCNREALAECSLCRKTPYCSEFCQRKDWNAHQVECTRSPQTTTQQVMLLIDDQS; from the exons ATGGAACAGGTCGACTCCTCCACTGAGCTGCACCTGAACAGGAAAGATCTGGCCGCGCTGGCCGATGATGTTGTGAAAGAAGAGGTGATATTAGAAAGCCCGGGccatcaccatcatcatcatcaccatcaG TTGGACACCAAGGTTCGCATGGTCACATCCTCCTCCAACGACAacagcggcagcggcggcgCCAGCGGCGGTACGAGCGGAACGGGCGGAGGCGGTGTGGTTTCGGTGCCCGTATCCCTGCCCATCGGATCGATGATAACCGGCACCACCTTCAATGTGATCACGCCCGACCAGCTGCCCCACTTCAAGCCGATGCTGTGCGTCGACAACAATGGCTACCTGTCCGGCGGCACGGTCAGCATGGGCAACGACCTCAAAACGATCGTcatccagcagcagcagacgcAACCCGGCGGGGGCGGCGGTGGTGGCGCCAATAGTGCGGGCACCAATACGACCGCCACCAATACGATTGGACTGAACCACGATGGCTCCGGGAGCAATAACAGCCACGATAGCCTGGCCACCTTGGAGCACGCCACCGGTGGAGCGAGTGGCGTTGGTGGCGGTGGCGGTGGCGGTGGAACGGGTGGTGGCTCCTCGAGCTGGTCGGAAAACCCGTCCACCCAGCACATGGAGGTCTTCCAGATCCGCTGCAAAACCACCTGCGCCGAACTGTACCGCAGCAAACTGGGCTCCGGCGGCCGTGGACGCTGCGTCAAGTACAAGGATAAGTGGCACACGCCCAGTGAATTCGAGCACGTGTGCGGCCGGGGCTCCAGCAAGGATTGGAAGCGCTCCATCAAGTATGGCGGCAAGTCGCTGCAGTCGCTCATCGACGAAGGTACGCTCACGCCGCACGCGACCAACTGCAGCTGCACGGTCTGCTGCGACGACGAAGCAGGTGAGTCAG CTTCCGGCCCTGTCCGTCTCTTCACGCCCTACAAGCGGCGGAAGCGGAATCAAACTGATCTCGACATGGATTCTGGACCCAAGCGCAAGCGAAATGCCCATCATAgtaataacaacaacaataataccAATAACAACAACACGAGCGGGAGTGGAGCAAACAACTGTGTGGATGTGACGGCCGCCGCTGTGGCGGCAGCAACAGCCAGCGTGGTGGATGAGAACAACATGTTCCTGGCGGAGGAGAACATCACGTCCAAGGACGAGCCGTGGGCAGCACTTAACGACAGCCTGGACACCTCCACCGAGCTGGTCGACCAGTCGCAGATGGGCAACACCTACGAACGGGAAACGTTTGTGGTGAACATCAACGATGGATCCTCCATCGCCGTCCTGGACACCAGTCAATCGATGAAGAACATCGAACACGTCTACTGCACCATGGTCAAGGCGACCAATGACTTCAAGCGCCTGCTTAACGACATGAAGCAATCTTACGAGCGCCGCCTCGAGGTTCTGCAGAAGGAGCGCGATGCTGCGGTCAGTGCGATGCGAGTTCAGGTGCACGCGGACATCGATGACCCGAATATATCCGGCTCTCTGCACGGCAACGAGATCATTTCGGCCAAGAAG TGCGCCAACTGCAACCGCGAAGCATTGGCCGAGTGCTCACTGTGCCGGAAGACGCCATACTGTTCTGAGTTCTGCCAGCGGAAGGATTGGAATGCTCACCAGGTGGAGTGCACAAGGAGTCCACAAACGACAACGCAACAGGTCATGCTGTTGATCGACGATCAGTCCTAA
- the Deaf1 gene encoding deformed epidermal autoregulatory factor 1 isoform X2 — MEQVDSSTELHLNRKDLAALADDVVKEEVILESPGHHHHHHHHQLDTKVRMVTSSSNDNSGSGGASGGTSGTGGGGVVSVPVSLPIGSMITGTTFNVITPDQLPHFKPMLCVDNNGYLSGGTVSMGNDLKTIVIQQQQTQPGGGGGGGANSAGTNTTATNTIGLNHDGSGSNNSHDSLATLEHATGGASGVGGGGGGGGTGGGSSSWSENPSTQHMEVFQIRCKTTCAELYRSKLGSGGRGRCVKYKDKWHTPSEFEHVCGRGSSKDWKRSIKYGGKSLQSLIDEGTLTPHATNCSCTVCCDDEAASGPVRLFTPYKRRKRNQTDLDMDSGPKRKRNAHHSNNNNNNTNNNNTSGSGANNCVDVTAAAVAAATASVVDENNMFLAEENITSKDEPWAALNDSLDTSTELVDQSQMGNTYERETFVVNINDGSSIAVLDTSQSMKNIEHVYCTMVKATNDFKRLLNDMKQSYERRLEVLQKERDAAVSAMRVQVHADIDDPNISGSLHGNEIISAKKCANCNREALAECSLCRKTPYCSEFCQRKDWNAHQVECTRSPQTTTQQVMLLIDDQS; from the exons ATGGAACAGGTCGACTCCTCCACTGAGCTGCACCTGAACAGGAAAGATCTGGCCGCGCTGGCCGATGATGTTGTGAAAGAAGAGGTGATATTAGAAAGCCCGGGccatcaccatcatcatcatcaccatcaG TTGGACACCAAGGTTCGCATGGTCACATCCTCCTCCAACGACAacagcggcagcggcggcgCCAGCGGCGGTACGAGCGGAACGGGCGGAGGCGGTGTGGTTTCGGTGCCCGTATCCCTGCCCATCGGATCGATGATAACCGGCACCACCTTCAATGTGATCACGCCCGACCAGCTGCCCCACTTCAAGCCGATGCTGTGCGTCGACAACAATGGCTACCTGTCCGGCGGCACGGTCAGCATGGGCAACGACCTCAAAACGATCGTcatccagcagcagcagacgcAACCCGGCGGGGGCGGCGGTGGTGGCGCCAATAGTGCGGGCACCAATACGACCGCCACCAATACGATTGGACTGAACCACGATGGCTCCGGGAGCAATAACAGCCACGATAGCCTGGCCACCTTGGAGCACGCCACCGGTGGAGCGAGTGGCGTTGGTGGCGGTGGCGGTGGCGGTGGAACGGGTGGTGGCTCCTCGAGCTGGTCGGAAAACCCGTCCACCCAGCACATGGAGGTCTTCCAGATCCGCTGCAAAACCACCTGCGCCGAACTGTACCGCAGCAAACTGGGCTCCGGCGGCCGTGGACGCTGCGTCAAGTACAAGGATAAGTGGCACACGCCCAGTGAATTCGAGCACGTGTGCGGCCGGGGCTCCAGCAAGGATTGGAAGCGCTCCATCAAGTATGGCGGCAAGTCGCTGCAGTCGCTCATCGACGAAGGTACGCTCACGCCGCACGCGACCAACTGCAGCTGCACGGTCTGCTGCGACGACGAAGCAG CTTCCGGCCCTGTCCGTCTCTTCACGCCCTACAAGCGGCGGAAGCGGAATCAAACTGATCTCGACATGGATTCTGGACCCAAGCGCAAGCGAAATGCCCATCATAgtaataacaacaacaataataccAATAACAACAACACGAGCGGGAGTGGAGCAAACAACTGTGTGGATGTGACGGCCGCCGCTGTGGCGGCAGCAACAGCCAGCGTGGTGGATGAGAACAACATGTTCCTGGCGGAGGAGAACATCACGTCCAAGGACGAGCCGTGGGCAGCACTTAACGACAGCCTGGACACCTCCACCGAGCTGGTCGACCAGTCGCAGATGGGCAACACCTACGAACGGGAAACGTTTGTGGTGAACATCAACGATGGATCCTCCATCGCCGTCCTGGACACCAGTCAATCGATGAAGAACATCGAACACGTCTACTGCACCATGGTCAAGGCGACCAATGACTTCAAGCGCCTGCTTAACGACATGAAGCAATCTTACGAGCGCCGCCTCGAGGTTCTGCAGAAGGAGCGCGATGCTGCGGTCAGTGCGATGCGAGTTCAGGTGCACGCGGACATCGATGACCCGAATATATCCGGCTCTCTGCACGGCAACGAGATCATTTCGGCCAAGAAG TGCGCCAACTGCAACCGCGAAGCATTGGCCGAGTGCTCACTGTGCCGGAAGACGCCATACTGTTCTGAGTTCTGCCAGCGGAAGGATTGGAATGCTCACCAGGTGGAGTGCACAAGGAGTCCACAAACGACAACGCAACAGGTCATGCTGTTGATCGACGATCAGTCCTAA
- the Fibp gene encoding acidic fibroblast growth factor intracellular-binding protein isoform X1, producing MADVDVFISNYTLVDPEIYQLWIEGFSSSEAVSYLKQKGFGHSMGAPSDLIASDVLDHYRTYSLIELYLNAPTKLMEQSCFQLEPHMRDLITEKYYSIDDVVAREILGKKLTSRYRKDLDEVAEKTCVKLKSVRRQFDNVKRIFKSVEEMPGTLTNNIKQHFFISTDLAKKYACIVFLACLRFETTKKKLQYLSFSDLLTCSHAIMIYWTYTYQHTGPEYYDTEMDKEFLLDLRELRCLLDKEKEIKHLVCMRLKPVLLERAFHELDGNFRSYWRALITIACNLHRNRELRDLFVDLCEKLIDPWRQNGWNREQVNKFLASITQSVLDLEISRDQETRCLWDRYMQVITLCLDKMYHI from the exons ATG GCCGATGTGGATGTCTTTATCAGTAACTACACCCTAGTGGATCCCGAAATCTATCAGCTATGGATCGAAGGATTCTCTT CCAGCGAGGCCGTGTCCTATCTGAAACAGAAGGGCTTCGGCCATTCAATGGGGGCTCCCAGCGACCTGATTGCATCCGATGTCCTGGACCACTACCGCACCTATTCCCTGATTGAGCTCTATCTGAATGCACCCACAAAGCTGATGGAACAATCCTGCTTCCAGCTGGAGCCACATATGCGTGACCTAATCACCGAGAAGTATTACTCCATCGATGATGTGGTGGCGCGCGAAATACTCGGAAAGAAGCTGACATCCCGCTACCGCAAGGATCTAGACGAGGTGGCTGAAAAGACGTGCGTCAAGCTGAAGTCGGTTCG GCGACAGTTTGACAACGTAAAACGCATATTCAAGTCCGTGGAGGAGATGCCCGGCACGCTGACTAACAATATAAAGCAACATTTCTTCATATCCACCGATCTGGCCAA AAAGTATGCCTGCATTGTTTTCCTGGCATGTCTACGTTTTGAAACCACAAAAAAGAAGCTGCAATATCTCAGTTTCAGCGATTTGTTGACTTGCTCCCATGCTATAATGATCTACTGGACCTACACTTACCAG CACACTGGACCGGAATATTATGACACCGAAATGGATAAAGAGTTCCTGTTGGATTTGCGGGAATTGCGCTGTCTACTGGATaaggaaaaggaaataaagca CCTTGTCTGCATGCGCCTCAAACCCGTTCTTCTAGAGCGCGCCTTTCACGAGCTAGATGGCAATTTTAG ATCCTACTGGCGAGCTTTGATCACAATTGCCTGCAATTTGCACAGGAATCGGGAGCTACGCGATCTGTTCGTCGATCTCTGTGAAAAACTGATTGATCCTTGGCGGCAGAATGGCTGGAATCGCGAGCAAGTGAATAAGTTCCTTGCTTCCATAACGCAAAGCGTCTTGGATCTTGAGATATCTAG AGACCAGGAGACTCGATGTCTTTGGGATCGTTACATGCAGGTCATAACGTTATGCTTGGATAAAATGTATCACATTTGA